The DNA segment GTacacaaatacaaaaaatttgtgTACTGGACCAAAGGGTAGAACACAAACTTTTAGACACAGACacaattttttccatttttcgaGTTTTTTCCTTTACAGATCTTCTTTCTCATTCTTCCATTTTTCATGTTATCTCTCTCTCTGCATCAGTTCTTCTTCCGTTTGTCCCTCATACTCAAACCACCATCATCACCTTTCTCCTCCCTTTCTCCGACCAAACAACCATTGCCTCTCTTCCTTCCCtttttattctctcttttttctttgttcttcacttcTATTCCATCACCGCCGGCGTCGCCTTTTGCCATGGTTGCCTTTAGATTTGTTTTTCACGTTATCTTCAGATtcgttgttcttcttcttcctctttgagTTTGTCACGTTCGCTTCTCATTGCCGCATCTCACCTACTCTTTCTCTTTGCCTACTCTTTTTctgatttgttttaatttttctttttaaaaaatatttattgaattaattattaaatagagTTCTTGCAGCCATtgattgttaaattttttgttcaaattattaaaattttttgttatttatttttttggattaacGAAAAGTCTAGTAAATAGTAATGGTGGTGGTGAAGGTAGATAATGAGGATATTATagtctttttaataatttatgtatCTTGTGTGTTTATGttccaaacataaaatatgtatacatatattttgtgtgtgtctctcttttatttatgtctCAATGTCTATGTCCTTTGGTATACACTAATCAAACGCAGCCTATGGCACGTGGAGTGACGTCTCTTAAACTACACGCTTTCGAGCCCCCAAAAAGTGCACTATGAATGTGTGGAAGACGTGCTGAGAAGTGGCATGCTGGGCAACTTCCTAGAGGACAAATTCTAGCAATCTGGGCATGTGGAGGGCGTGCAAGAGAAGCGGCACACTGGGCCACACTTCAGCCACACTCCATAGTGGACACTGAATCTGAGGATACAAATCACTATTCTTTTAGTGTTACAAACCCGGCGTGTGGCTGGCGTGCCTGGGAAGTGGCATGCTGGGCCAACTTTCCATAGGACAATTTCCTGCAAATACGCAGGGTGACCTCTTCACTTTCAAAAGATCATAACTTGAGATACATATGTCCAAATGAAGTGCTTCTaacggcgttagaaagctgactttcagaaattttcaacgatatataatagtccatagtgAACACTGAATATGAGGGTGAAAATCACTAATCTTTCAGCTTTGCAAGGTTGGCATGTAGCCAGCGTGTAGAATTTCACATGCCCTTGAACCTGTAAACACGCtaaactgacctcttcaccttcaaaAGAGTATAACTTGAGTTAGAGAGATCCAAATGACGCGCTTTCAGTGGCGTCAGAAAGCTGACTTTTAGAGAGGTCCAAACCTTTAAAAGCCCAAAGTGTCACCAAAGTACTACTTCAAAGGCACTCCACATTGAGTCACTTCCAGAACCCCAATTCCTTCATttattcttcaattcttcaagtCTCCAATACGAGAATAAAAACTTCACAAGTCCAACCTTCAACCAAGTCCACTCTAACCTTTATCCAAGCCACAATTCACAATCAATCAAAGCCCAAAGGCCCACTAACAAGCAATCAaagccacaagaatcatctagaagtAGTTAGAAATTTTACATTTgatgtaatttgaattaaatttcatttgaatttgtaatttatgatagctataaataggactttagATTCATCTTTTAGACCACCACTTTGGAGGAGAGTCTTCAAACCCTCTCTTCTCACCCTCgttatcttcttctcttccattttctttcatacactttttgtaaatattttgttacgagtctctaattatttttattgggaaagagagctctattgcaaTTTAAtggattaatttattttcattattcatCTTCAATTCTTCCTTTCTTGTTTCTTTAGAAAGATTTTTCGTTCTTCATTTCAATGATTCAAATGTTTTGAGAGAGAATTTGAATCTCATATGAATTCCATGAGAATTGAAAGAGGATTATGGAATTGGGGCTTGAGAATCTTTCTCCCAATTCTTATGAATTTGAGTTGGGattgatatgtgacatataatcaacTTATAACTTGATTCATGAAATTGTGTGGTTCTAAATTAGATActaatcttcatctcttctcatgagcaattataTCAAGACATTGACAGTTGATCAAgttaagagaaattgaattttcaAGACATTGAAATTCAATTACTTATGATTTGCCAAAAGATAAATGAacgcatgattgaagaggagatgaaatTTATTGATCctgagaatgcaatatctcttgattcCAATGTTCTTTTCGTTcttaattctaattatttaccTTCTTACACATtattttcttgcactttattttcttacactttattttcctgtactttactttttttgtaatttaaatttcaagTTTTTTACATTTTCGTCAATgtactttcttgtcattttattgctttatttacttcttgttctttaattacTCATTATTCAAATACGGctgtctaactagaataatcaattaactATTGTGTGCTTAATCTGTTAATTTTGGTGGAATCGACATTCACTCACcatgaatttattatttgataCGATTCGATGCATTTACCGATAATTCTACAAAATATTGACTTTATAAATTCCATATTAAGAATTGACGAGCCTTGTGCTAAAAGAAGTGAAGGAATTGATCGAAGGTTTGCCGAAGTAATTTAACAAATAGGTTTCGAAGGATTAAGCTGATGAAATAAAGAAGTAGCTTGAAGAAGCTGGTGCCAAAAAGGGTTAGGGATTACGTGCTTGTTTAGACGCCGTTATGtggataaaaaaaagatatttttttaataagaaaagatttttttattttttagtgtgtttgaaaaatttttattagtaaaagtaaaagcattaaaaaaataaaaaaataatcttttttgagaaactataatttacatatttttttttaaagatatttttcttttaaaaaaaatatgtttttcatataataaataaacaaagaagtatttttatattgttatacccaaacataattgataaataaaaaaatctttttacacgagatatccaaacataaaattacttttattttttcataagatcttttaaaaaaaaataactcaaaaaaatatattttttttgaaactcacccaaacaagccctaTAATGGCTTGGGTTAGGTTAACAAGAATAATTTGAgattttttagtagttttttagGATTTCGAAAGTTTTGTCATACAAAGCCAATCTTTCATAGATATAACTTCAATTGTATTGTTTTGTTGCTATATTTATCAAATACAGTTAATTCACTTGGGTTGGTTAAGTGATCAATTTATTTGTCTGCTTAAGTATGTGTCGAAAGTTTGAATTTTGTGTACATATAACAATGTCATTAACTAGTGACAGATCTTTAGATAAAGTTTAAATCTGCGACGAATTAGTCTTTGTACTATCAAAAGATTccgtaaataacaaaaaaaattaaatacatttgCATGAGAAAGCATCTAGTCCTTTTCACACACAAACACAAACTTAGATGAATGCTTTGATTTTATGAAGCTTGGTCACTAACTCACactatcaatatatatatataaactaccaaaaaaaatttatatatataaaaagttcACGTTGGTCAACATCAATCTATTATGTATTAAATATGAATAAAGTAGGATTTATCAACTTGTAAGATTTGTATTTATTGGCCATTATTAACATGTGATATCAcgttattaaaatatatttagatGGTGTTTATTTTGAGGTGTTGAGACAGAGATTAGAATATTGAGATTcaatatcatgtttgttggtgTAAAATTCCTATCTAtattctcaaaattttaatattttaatacttCTAAAATTTGGAGACACACGGggctaaaatttttagagataaagattaaaattttaataacattttatacttaaaatatcttattttaattaNAtaccaaacaaaatactaaaatttatttcaatttgtaTCTATTAATCTCTATCTCTCCATCTCAATTTTTTCATCTCTCTTCACCAAACACTACCTTATGACCTAAAGGATATGTTCTAGACTCCTAGACAAGACAATCCTTGTTGGGAATTTGTGGCTTCACATCTTAAAGTGAAAGGAATAAACTCTCTAGTGGACAAAGTACCATCCAAGATTTGTGTCTCTACTCTCCTAGTCATTTTGTTGtccttaataatatttttaagatacgtgttagataaataaatttatgacaaatttataataatatatgggATTAGTCTTTTTTTATGAAACTAAAAGactattctattttaaatacttttagaataacaaaattttatgtattCGATTTgaatttcaaacaaatttaagtGTTTACTAATAGATTATTAAGATACAAACCAAAGAAATTTATGaacaaaaccaaattagttGTTTACTCTTGAGAATTAGCGAGTTTTAAAGGTACTTGTTCATATCTCATGCACAAAGCACAAACCTTTGATGCATCTCTTATCAAGATTTGCCTTGAGAACAGTGTCTACCATTGCAACTTTGTCATCCAATCTTTCATGCCAAACACCAATGTTGTCTTTGTTTCCCACAACACCCATTAGTAGTGATCCCCATTCATGGAACATTGCTATTTCAAGATGTCTCAAGAATCATAGAAACAAAGAAGCCATGATCCTTTTCCTCAAAATGAGGAACAATACTATTCTTGTTAGGCCAGATAACTTCACCTATTCCATTGTTCTCCCCTGTTGTGATCATCTGGGTCTTGTTTATCAAGTTCATTGTGAAATGATCAAGCTTTGTTCGGTTTCAGACACTTGTTTGTGGACTAATCTTATGCAGATGTATGCAAGTTTTGGTGTTTTTGAAGATGCAAAGAAGGTGTTCGATGAAATGCCTGTTAGAGACTTGGTTGCTAGAAATGCTTTGTTGTCCAGAATCTCTAAGTGTGGGCTGAGTGATGACTGCTTCAATTTGTATAAACAGctatttgaggaaggagatttTGGTGACGAGTATACTTATTCTATTGTTTTGAATGCGCTAGCGTCTCAGTCGCAAGTGGTGGAAGCAATGCAAGTCCATTCGAATGTGATCAAGTTGGGGTTCTGTTCTGATGAGTACATTTGTAATTCTTTGTTGGAGTTGTATTCTAAGCACAGTTTAGTGGACTCTGCAATGGCATTGCTTGAGGAGTTACCACATAAAGATGCGTTTTCATGGACAACTATTGTTACTGGCCTTTCACAAAGTGGAAATATGGATGATGCTATCTTCTTGTTTCATAAAATGCAGTCATCTGGTGTGGAGCCTAACTCATTCACCTTTGGCGGCTTGCTTAGCGCATGTGCCGCCACCAACTTGCTACAGAGAGGAAAACAACTCCATGGTCTTGCCGTGAAACATGGATTTGAAGATAACTTGGTGGTGGGGGCTGCAATTTCGGATATGTACTTTAAATGCGGCGAGATGGACCATGCATTGATGATGTTTAAGATAATGCCCGAGAAAGATATTGTTGCTTGGAATGGAATGATATGTGGGTATGCTCAGAATGGTGAAGCAAGAAAGGCCTTGAATGTTTATGATGAGATGATGCTGTTAAGTTCATCATCAGCATCCGAAATTTCGCCAAACGATGTAACTTTCACTGGTGTGCTTAGTGCATGTTGTCACAGTGGTTTGGTGAAAGAGGGTTGTGAATACTTCAGCCAAATGATTCATAAACATAGGATCAAACCCAAAATAGAGCATTATAATTGCATGGTTGACATGCTTGGAAGAGCAGGGTTACTTGAAGAAGCTGAGGCTCTTATGCTACAAATGCCTTATAAGCCTGATGATGTAATGTGGAGTACACTATTGGGAGCATGCAAGATGCATAGGAATTTAACAATGGCAATGAATATATCTCAAAACCTTCATATTAATGGGCCATGGAGTTCTTCAAACTATGTGCTGCTTGCAATTTCTTATGCCAATGTTGGTGAATGGAGTGAAACTCAGGAGGTTAGGGAAATGATGAATTTGAGGGGGCTTAACAAAAGTTCAGGATGTAGTTGGATTGAAATTGGAGGCTACCTGTATCCATTTCTTGCTGGGGATGATAAATCACATTCTCAAATTGAAAGAGAGCATCATCATGCTTTAAAGAGCATGTGTATTCACATGCATGGAATATATGAAGAAAATAATGTGCTGAATTTTGATGCTAATGATGATTGATGGTTCAAAATAGCTTATATTAATACCATTGAGCCTTTATTGTAAATTTATTTCATGTCCTATGGGCTAATTTATATGTTCTATTTCGGATTATATTCACTAATCACTAGTATATCAATATAttcactttatttatttatttacttattaaaTGTGtgtaaaagtaataaaaatgaaTTAACTGATATGACAAAAGTCTTATTTGGGTTGGGCCTCATGAAGTAATTGTTGGtacttttaaaaagttttgaGAATCTGTGCAGCTGtgctataatataataaaaaataaaacaaaaatagagaAGCACTACATTATTGTGTTTAGTTTTTGGTCCAGGCCTAGAAATATTTTTGACCCAAAAGAg comes from the Arachis duranensis cultivar V14167 chromosome 7, aradu.V14167.gnm2.J7QH, whole genome shotgun sequence genome and includes:
- the LOC107496434 gene encoding pentatricopeptide repeat-containing protein At2g13600, coding for MRNNTILVRPDNFTYSIVLPCCDHLGLVYQVHCEMIKLCSVSDTCLWTNLMQMYASFGVFEDAKKVFDEMPVRDLVARNALLSRISKCGLSDDCFNLYKQLFEEGDFGDEYTYSIVLNALASQSQVVEAMQVHSNVIKLGFCSDEYICNSLLELYSKHSLVDSAMALLEELPHKDAFSWTTIVTGLSQSGNMDDAIFLFHKMQSSGVEPNSFTFGGLLSACAATNLLQRGKQLHGLAVKHGFEDNLVVGAAISDMYFKCGEMDHALMMFKIMPEKDIVAWNGMICGYAQNGEARKALNVYDEMMLLSSSSASEISPNDVTFTGVLSACCHSGLVKEGCEYFSQMIHKHRIKPKIEHYNCMVDMLGRAGLLEEAEALMLQMPYKPDDVMWSTLLGACKMHRNLTMAMNISQNLHINGPWSSSNYVLLAISYANVGEWSETQEVREMMNLRGLNKSSGCSWIEIGGYLYPFLAGDDKSHSQIEREHHHALKSMCIHMHGIYEENNVLNFDANDD